One segment of Desulfovibrio inopinatus DSM 10711 DNA contains the following:
- the dnaJ gene encoding molecular chaperone DnaJ, which yields MSKSDYYEILGVAREASDDEIKKAYRQMAFKYHPDRNPDDPDAEAKFKDAAEAYEILRDPQKRARYDRFGHEGMNGSGFDGFHSADDIFGAFGDIFGEFFGFGQQGGRRGGPRPQAGSDLRYDLTVTLKEAATGKEVELNIPKNVSCTECDGTGAKPGSSPETCRHCGGAGQVQQSQGFFRIAITCPICNGRGTVITDPCPNCKGNGVTRETRNLSVRIPAGVDNGNRLRLRGEGEPGQFGGPAGDLYVVIHVEEDKTFRRQGQNLILTTEISFVQAILGDKIEVPTLDGTETMDIPKGTQSGEVFSLRGYGMPHPGLSHSGDLLVEVIVKTPRGVSKKQEELLREFEALEEEKTSKKVKKFFKKAKEKVMGN from the coding sequence ATGTCTAAGAGCGATTATTACGAAATTCTTGGTGTTGCCCGGGAAGCATCGGACGATGAAATCAAAAAAGCCTATCGGCAAATGGCTTTTAAATATCATCCCGATAGAAATCCCGACGATCCTGATGCTGAGGCCAAGTTTAAGGATGCGGCGGAAGCCTATGAAATCTTGCGCGACCCGCAAAAGCGGGCCCGATATGACCGTTTTGGCCATGAGGGGATGAACGGTTCTGGGTTTGATGGCTTCCATTCTGCAGATGATATTTTTGGCGCATTCGGCGATATTTTCGGTGAATTTTTTGGCTTCGGCCAGCAGGGTGGACGTCGTGGAGGACCACGACCTCAGGCCGGTTCTGATTTGCGCTATGACCTCACCGTGACGCTGAAAGAAGCGGCGACTGGAAAAGAAGTCGAGCTCAACATTCCCAAAAACGTTTCCTGCACAGAATGTGATGGCACTGGTGCGAAACCTGGATCGTCTCCTGAAACCTGCCGGCACTGCGGCGGCGCAGGGCAGGTTCAACAGAGCCAGGGGTTCTTCCGTATTGCCATCACCTGCCCCATATGCAATGGCCGGGGTACTGTCATTACGGACCCGTGTCCCAACTGCAAGGGAAATGGGGTCACGCGAGAAACGCGTAATTTAAGTGTCCGCATTCCGGCCGGGGTCGATAATGGCAATCGCTTGCGATTGCGCGGAGAAGGGGAGCCCGGTCAATTCGGTGGACCTGCCGGCGACTTGTACGTTGTTATTCACGTCGAGGAAGACAAGACATTCCGTCGCCAGGGTCAGAACTTGATTTTGACGACAGAGATTTCGTTTGTCCAAGCGATACTGGGCGACAAGATTGAAGTCCCCACGTTGGATGGTACGGAAACCATGGATATTCCGAAAGGAACCCAGAGTGGTGAAGTCTTTTCGCTTCGTGGATATGGTATGCCTCACCCGGGACTGTCACACAGTGGAGATTTGCTTGTTGAAGTTATCGTGAAGACTCCACGTGGTGTCAGCAAAAAGCAAGAAGAACTGTTGCGAGAATTTGAAGCCCTTGAAGAAGAAAAAACTTCAAAGAAAGTCAAAAAGTTCTTCAAGAAAGCAAAAGAAAAAGTCATGGGCAATTAA
- the rpoZ gene encoding DNA-directed RNA polymerase subunit omega, translating to MARITVEDCLQQINNRFLIVQMAIKRVKQYRDGYSPLVDCKNKEIVTSLREIASGKVLPTEYFEETGTTSSK from the coding sequence ATGGCTCGTATTACGGTGGAAGATTGCCTGCAACAAATCAACAATCGTTTCCTCATCGTCCAAATGGCCATTAAACGCGTGAAGCAATACCGTGACGGGTATTCCCCGCTGGTTGACTGCAAGAACAAGGAAATCGTTACGTCCTTGCGCGAAATTGCTTCCGGGAAGGTTCTTCCGACGGAGTATTTCGAGGAAACCGGAACGACATCCAGTAAATAG
- a CDS encoding peptide transporter, protein MYDDKELKEYRDLLPAPDHFEEGFDWKTIVGAVFIGFLMMPGSMYLQLVIGSGIGPAARWVTIILFAEVAKRAYTELKQQEIFLLYYMAGAALASPFQGLLWNQYLVQSDAAKMLGLVEYIPLWIAPQPGSESLVDRTFFHSDWMIPILLLVGSQIIQRVDHFGLGYALYRITSDVERLPFPMAPVGALGTMALAESTEDKKTGWKWRVFSVGGMIGLVFGAIYVLFPVISGLIFTSPVQLIPLPWADFTLNTEDWLPAVATGIQLDLGLVFIGMVLPFWAVIGGLAGFLITVVANPILYKHGILHRWHPGMGTVETLFANNFDFYMSFGIGLGLAIGVIGVWHVARSFGKGSGVNAYKALFTDNKKRGDINFWVSIGIYVLSTIGYILLCLWLVPNFPWIFFVVYGFLYTPIISYITARMEGIAGQFVSLPLVREASFIAGAKFFGYSGIEIWYAPIPIHNYGKTAVDFREIELTGTSLRGVIKSEIVVFPVVMVASLLFSQFIWQLAPIPSANYPYAQELWHLQALNTLLMQTSTLEGNSPFFQALNGYYISAGLGFGLITYLILMIFGLPVLLVYGVVRGLGQSIPHGLILEVVGALLGRYYFLKKYGKMWRQYAPVLLAGFSCGIGLTGMFAMGATLILKSLGRLAY, encoded by the coding sequence ATGTACGACGATAAGGAACTCAAAGAGTATCGGGATCTTCTACCGGCGCCAGACCATTTCGAAGAGGGCTTCGACTGGAAGACTATCGTCGGAGCCGTTTTCATCGGCTTTCTCATGATGCCGGGGAGCATGTATCTCCAGCTCGTTATCGGTTCCGGTATCGGACCGGCAGCGCGTTGGGTGACGATCATTCTCTTCGCCGAAGTCGCCAAACGAGCCTATACCGAACTCAAACAACAAGAAATATTTCTGTTGTATTATATGGCTGGAGCAGCGCTTGCTTCACCGTTTCAAGGATTATTATGGAATCAGTACCTCGTTCAGTCTGATGCTGCCAAAATGCTCGGCCTTGTCGAGTATATCCCCCTCTGGATCGCGCCACAGCCCGGTTCGGAATCGCTGGTTGATCGGACGTTTTTTCATAGCGATTGGATGATCCCTATTCTGTTATTGGTTGGTTCTCAGATCATTCAACGGGTGGATCATTTCGGCTTGGGCTATGCACTGTACCGCATTACATCCGATGTCGAGCGCTTACCATTTCCTATGGCTCCGGTTGGGGCTCTCGGGACAATGGCACTGGCGGAATCGACCGAAGACAAGAAAACCGGCTGGAAGTGGCGCGTTTTTTCTGTCGGAGGGATGATTGGCCTTGTCTTTGGGGCGATTTACGTCCTGTTCCCCGTTATTTCAGGACTTATCTTCACCTCGCCGGTACAACTCATTCCGCTTCCTTGGGCTGATTTTACGTTGAATACCGAGGATTGGCTTCCCGCGGTGGCTACCGGTATTCAGCTTGATCTCGGTCTTGTTTTTATTGGGATGGTGCTGCCGTTTTGGGCGGTCATCGGTGGTTTGGCCGGGTTCCTTATAACGGTCGTGGCTAACCCCATTTTATACAAGCACGGTATATTGCATCGTTGGCATCCGGGAATGGGCACCGTTGAAACCCTCTTTGCCAATAATTTCGATTTCTACATGAGCTTTGGGATTGGCCTTGGTCTCGCGATCGGGGTGATCGGCGTGTGGCATGTGGCCCGATCCTTTGGAAAGGGGAGTGGAGTTAATGCATACAAAGCGCTTTTTACGGACAACAAAAAGCGTGGTGATATTAATTTTTGGGTTTCAATAGGCATCTATGTCTTATCCACTATCGGCTATATTTTGCTTTGCCTCTGGCTTGTACCGAATTTTCCTTGGATATTCTTTGTCGTGTACGGTTTTCTATACACGCCAATTATTTCCTATATCACAGCCCGTATGGAAGGGATCGCCGGGCAATTCGTCAGCCTTCCTCTGGTGCGAGAGGCAAGCTTTATCGCGGGAGCCAAGTTCTTTGGGTATTCAGGGATAGAGATTTGGTATGCGCCGATTCCCATTCACAACTATGGAAAAACCGCGGTTGATTTTCGGGAAATAGAACTCACCGGAACGAGTCTCCGTGGTGTCATCAAATCGGAGATTGTTGTCTTTCCTGTTGTTATGGTCGCCAGTTTATTGTTTTCACAGTTCATTTGGCAACTTGCACCCATTCCTTCTGCTAACTATCCCTATGCTCAAGAATTGTGGCATTTGCAGGCGTTGAATACACTGCTTATGCAAACGTCCACTCTGGAAGGAAATTCTCCATTCTTTCAAGCGCTCAATGGATATTATATTAGTGCTGGGCTCGGGTTTGGGCTTATCACGTATCTTATTCTTATGATTTTTGGCCTTCCCGTTTTGCTTGTTTATGGCGTAGTCCGTGGTTTGGGCCAAAGCATTCCGCATGGTCTTATTCTGGAAGTCGTGGGCGCCTTGCTTGGACGATATTATTTCCTCAAAAAGTATGGAAAAATGTGGCGGCAATACGCTCCCGTATTATTAGCCGGCTTTTCATGCGGTATCGGTCTCACGGGGATGTTTGCCATGGGAGCGACGCTGATTCTCAAGTCGTTGGGGCGACTGGCATATTGA
- a CDS encoding DUF6785 family protein — MHTVIRLRALLLGVVLGVLICLATPYNNSYLTATLLAGGHFPLAPFFILVWLTIIMALLTKFFRGWSLFTGLELLVSWVLMVVVSGIPYTGLARTFFVNLTAPTHFATLGNRWTEALGPLLPKAWYPNSQEAVESLYNGLKGGYSMPWTEVISKIPWDAWLPVLGTWAIFILLCYFVMVCLVNLFSRQWISNERMNFPLLTLPRVMEEALDEKQFFHFLSDKYLLTGILVPVVLHTINGWGFYDPSVPTVPTLILAGPYFPGTGLFSGFSKLKIYIYPAFIGFAYMTARQISFSFWLFYLAGGLLFGLLSVVGYQVPASALGVTFGPTLQRPEETQMIGGYIVFFLFLVWLARFHLLDVARRSIGMGRAQALETEWFSSRLSFWGVILGGAGLVAWSVWFGMSLVAAVCLMLMFFIFTLVATRVICQGGIAYFTLTAAPIDGILAGTGSGFFSGVGLAMAAVMQKVLFVDLRESLMPSLLHASKVSEPVKNKRMMFVGIAVALVLGVTASFGAFLFIGYKYGFRDLQLDWEIGTVQHVYDNVQRLIETPAGPNEWVVGFAIVGAIVMLLLLICYQRFYWWPIHPIGYLTMYSSAMRILWFSFVVGWMCNHLTLRYGGVTLFRRLRLFFIGLVLGDFLMGGTFAVIGLFMDQSYQVLPN; from the coding sequence ATGCATACCGTGATCCGGCTGCGCGCATTGCTTCTTGGCGTTGTATTAGGCGTTTTGATTTGTTTAGCAACGCCTTACAACAACTCGTACCTTACGGCCACGCTTTTGGCCGGGGGCCATTTCCCCTTGGCTCCTTTTTTTATTTTGGTTTGGTTGACCATCATCATGGCGCTGTTGACCAAGTTTTTTCGCGGTTGGTCTCTTTTTACCGGATTGGAATTACTTGTTTCCTGGGTACTTATGGTGGTGGTGTCGGGGATTCCTTATACTGGGTTGGCGAGAACTTTTTTTGTCAATCTGACTGCGCCAACGCATTTCGCCACGCTTGGGAACCGTTGGACTGAAGCGTTAGGACCTCTTTTACCCAAAGCATGGTATCCCAATAGTCAGGAGGCGGTGGAGTCTCTCTACAATGGCCTCAAAGGCGGGTATTCCATGCCGTGGACGGAGGTCATTTCCAAAATTCCATGGGATGCATGGCTTCCGGTCCTTGGTACCTGGGCTATTTTTATTCTCTTATGCTATTTTGTCATGGTGTGTTTGGTCAATCTGTTCTCGCGACAGTGGATTTCCAATGAACGCATGAATTTTCCTTTGTTGACGTTGCCTCGGGTGATGGAAGAAGCGCTTGATGAAAAGCAATTTTTCCATTTTTTATCGGATAAATACCTCCTGACCGGCATTCTTGTTCCTGTTGTGCTGCACACAATCAATGGTTGGGGATTTTATGATCCTTCAGTTCCAACCGTGCCAACGTTGATTCTCGCTGGTCCGTATTTTCCTGGGACCGGTCTTTTTTCAGGATTTTCCAAACTCAAAATTTATATTTATCCAGCGTTTATTGGTTTCGCCTATATGACAGCTCGTCAGATTTCATTCAGTTTTTGGCTGTTTTATCTGGCCGGAGGCCTGTTGTTCGGATTGTTGTCTGTCGTTGGCTACCAGGTTCCGGCGTCTGCGTTAGGCGTGACGTTTGGCCCGACGTTACAACGTCCGGAAGAAACACAGATGATTGGTGGATATATTGTATTTTTTCTGTTCCTTGTCTGGTTGGCACGCTTCCATTTGCTTGATGTGGCGCGCCGATCCATTGGCATGGGACGAGCACAAGCTCTTGAGACAGAATGGTTCTCGTCGAGATTGTCGTTTTGGGGCGTTATTCTTGGTGGGGCCGGTCTGGTGGCGTGGTCGGTCTGGTTCGGGATGTCGCTTGTGGCGGCTGTGTGCCTGATGCTCATGTTTTTTATCTTCACCCTCGTTGCGACGCGTGTCATTTGCCAAGGGGGGATCGCCTATTTCACACTGACTGCTGCGCCGATCGACGGGATTTTGGCCGGTACCGGCTCCGGTTTCTTTTCAGGCGTAGGGTTGGCCATGGCCGCTGTTATGCAGAAAGTGCTTTTTGTCGATCTCCGTGAATCCCTTATGCCATCGCTACTTCATGCATCTAAAGTGAGTGAACCGGTCAAAAACAAGCGCATGATGTTTGTCGGTATTGCGGTTGCGCTTGTTCTTGGAGTGACAGCCTCGTTCGGCGCCTTCTTGTTTATCGGGTATAAATACGGATTTCGCGATCTGCAGCTTGATTGGGAGATTGGCACCGTACAGCATGTCTACGACAATGTGCAGCGCCTCATTGAAACGCCGGCCGGACCCAATGAATGGGTTGTTGGATTTGCCATTGTCGGGGCCATCGTTATGCTGCTTCTACTCATTTGTTATCAGCGGTTTTATTGGTGGCCCATTCATCCCATCGGCTATTTGACAATGTACAGTTCCGCCATGCGTATTCTGTGGTTTAGCTTCGTCGTAGGGTGGATGTGTAATCACCTGACGCTACGGTATGGAGGCGTGACGTTGTTTCGCCGACTCCGGCTTTTCTTTATAGGACTTGTGCTCGGGGATTTTCTCATGGGCGGCACGTTCGCCGTGATCGGCCTTTTCATGGACCAAAGTTATCAGGTTCTGCCCAACTAA
- a CDS encoding FtsX-like permease family protein, translating into MQPVPNDLMSAPFHQEGTSRWRDSLGIRRCMCAVFVLMLCVVLSAPSWAASSLASLASGSGNSVEKLVQFEHGVIERLAALGPRVTGTPGCEKTADIISEFFQELDMGDVGRQLYRVPVTSHASATISVNGGPALPIAPTNLNAVTPNATDASGIRGHVIYAGSGAYAEFNGKAVKDAIVLLDIDSGKNWINAAQLGALAVVYVDAGVDGKPTSKGYFDDKFELTPIRFPRFWMTQERARELFGDYHQLADTVDATLTAAANWRDVAAENVFLFIEGTDKTLGEQAVIVDAFYDTSAYVPGQAPGADQSASLTALLDLAVQLKVSPPKRSVLLVAASGQWQSMAGLREFISAIRIKGKELREEERSLRRTVNQYKATLEALEALSKSDNPASLLGDPAIKDAFDVSIKDQVDSITSELMRLRLVQHETHAEQIEALGLKRRLLRSLSWSEDLSRVDAKGLAVLKALLPETRLRYKQALKDAKVQLKCVRSAKGIRRGIALKDIVASTSLYLSSHGNGVGAFNDGWAFDLLPRASRPQIYGGMSRHLNMVVNAMHDQGGKQAELAGLYRDGLRQSRIRPWQTYFVDNPMMGGEISALSGIMGFTLATVNDARPLWGTPSDTPDRVNYAVLANQILLVRQLVSSLANDPLDLGDRRPRNVYSTLTGRAMFIRQGELFPDKPAPGTLLLIFQDKTRFYTMVESDGTFRLTGVSSKKLTVHKLIIEGYRFSDDTGKTIWAIDKKQTGKANYRIKMSRTNMETDLIMFGCRQSTLFSTFDPRTFRYFTKINLLDARREAPPLRSWFSRLDTRDSTILSVFLEPSTAYKLILSDTVLTKKMLLLGTTPQNPQGRGYNVDDWPILTKTEYMAAKDMWNLLAPRIKNLEDKGIFNQRVSDMKAEGERLLSLAHDAWMAKRYDDFVASARQAWAVGTRVYTDVEKTQHDVLMGVLFYIALFVPFAYCLERVLFSYADIHKRILAFSGILAAVIAVIYQVHPAFELTYSPLVVILAFFIIGLSVMVSLIIFMRFEQEMINLQNRAKHVTTSEISKLKAFMAAFAIGVSNLRRRKVRTALTCTTLVILTFTIMSFTAVKSVREEGAVQFKSEAPYRGILIKDVSWKTLPPEAKSAVFDMFSDNSRVSPRGWMELKSRTDPALVRVLGHTGDETAQSVIGLGAAEPNVSGIGKALTAGRWFTEAERNVALLPDTMAERLGIRPGVPGADTISLWGMSFQVVGTFSGTQFNDLLDLDGEPLTSVVFPSESALEVTEVEQDAIESGEDVRSFQSRYQHLDAAQTVVIPFETLSTLGGQLKSIAISSHGLNRAEETALATRLADRFGLTVFSGESDGAYVYYTADALNYSGVPNIIIPLIISMLIVLNTMIGSVYERKREIGVYTAVGLAPSHVAFLFIAESLAFAVMSVVLGYLIAQISAGLLAGTSMWSGMTANYSSLAGVAAMVLVILVVLVSVIYPSKVAADIAIPDVNRSWTLPEPVNDTIQTKLPFLMRIREQACAAGFLYEYYKAHHDISHGLFSTDNIAYDMVCPWEGAGAEAHPKERHSEFQELEHCLRVTGTVWLAPFDFGIKHQVTIIFTPAEWNPGFMEIDVELTRLAGESTMWLRLSKGFLHNLRKQLLVWRSITEEAREHYEQILEKNPPVRSST; encoded by the coding sequence ATGCAGCCAGTCCCCAATGACCTGATGAGCGCCCCATTCCATCAGGAGGGGACATCCCGCTGGCGGGACTCACTCGGTATACGTCGTTGTATGTGTGCAGTGTTTGTGCTGATGTTGTGCGTGGTGTTGAGTGCGCCTTCGTGGGCTGCTTCGTCTCTTGCATCCCTGGCTTCCGGAAGCGGAAATTCCGTTGAAAAGCTCGTACAATTTGAGCATGGTGTTATTGAGCGGCTGGCGGCTCTCGGGCCTCGGGTAACGGGAACGCCTGGCTGTGAAAAAACTGCCGATATCATCTCCGAATTTTTTCAAGAACTCGATATGGGAGACGTTGGACGTCAACTCTATCGTGTTCCGGTCACGAGTCATGCCTCTGCCACCATCTCCGTCAACGGAGGGCCGGCATTACCCATCGCTCCCACAAATCTCAATGCTGTCACCCCGAACGCAACCGATGCCAGCGGCATTCGTGGGCATGTCATATATGCGGGGAGTGGTGCCTATGCAGAGTTCAATGGCAAAGCTGTCAAAGACGCCATCGTACTTTTGGATATCGATTCAGGAAAAAACTGGATCAATGCTGCACAACTCGGTGCTCTTGCCGTCGTGTATGTTGATGCCGGCGTTGATGGTAAACCAACATCCAAGGGATATTTCGACGATAAATTCGAACTGACTCCCATTCGTTTTCCTCGTTTTTGGATGACACAGGAACGTGCTCGCGAACTGTTCGGAGATTATCATCAGCTTGCTGATACCGTAGACGCGACACTTACGGCTGCGGCCAACTGGCGTGATGTTGCCGCCGAGAACGTTTTTCTCTTTATCGAAGGAACCGATAAGACTCTGGGTGAGCAGGCCGTTATTGTCGATGCCTTTTATGACACCTCGGCGTATGTTCCGGGGCAGGCTCCCGGGGCTGACCAGTCGGCATCATTGACCGCACTTCTTGATCTCGCCGTTCAACTGAAAGTATCCCCACCAAAACGCTCTGTTCTCCTTGTTGCTGCGTCAGGACAGTGGCAATCCATGGCCGGATTACGGGAATTTATTTCGGCTATTCGTATCAAAGGAAAAGAACTCCGTGAGGAAGAACGTTCCTTGCGTCGTACGGTGAATCAATACAAGGCGACGCTGGAGGCTCTTGAAGCGTTGTCGAAGTCGGATAATCCCGCTTCTTTATTGGGCGACCCGGCGATCAAGGATGCATTCGATGTTTCGATAAAAGATCAGGTCGATTCCATTACCTCCGAACTTATGCGTTTACGTCTCGTGCAGCACGAGACTCACGCCGAACAGATTGAAGCACTTGGTTTGAAGCGTCGGTTGTTACGGAGTTTGAGTTGGAGCGAAGATTTATCCCGTGTCGATGCGAAGGGACTTGCCGTTTTGAAGGCGCTCTTACCGGAAACACGTTTGCGTTATAAACAGGCATTGAAGGATGCGAAAGTTCAACTCAAGTGTGTCAGGTCGGCAAAAGGTATTCGTCGTGGTATCGCTCTCAAAGATATTGTGGCCAGTACGTCGTTGTATTTATCCAGCCACGGAAATGGTGTAGGCGCTTTCAACGATGGTTGGGCTTTTGATTTGTTGCCACGCGCCAGTCGTCCACAGATCTATGGCGGGATGTCACGTCATCTGAATATGGTTGTGAATGCGATGCATGATCAAGGCGGCAAACAGGCAGAACTCGCCGGACTGTATCGTGATGGGTTGCGTCAGAGCCGAATTCGTCCATGGCAGACATATTTTGTCGACAATCCCATGATGGGCGGAGAAATTAGTGCGTTGTCGGGGATAATGGGGTTTACCCTGGCGACGGTAAACGATGCCAGGCCATTGTGGGGAACGCCGTCCGATACGCCCGACCGCGTCAATTACGCTGTATTGGCAAATCAAATTTTGTTGGTTCGCCAACTCGTTTCAAGTCTTGCCAATGACCCACTGGACCTCGGTGACCGACGACCGCGCAATGTGTATTCGACACTGACCGGTCGAGCCATGTTCATCCGTCAGGGGGAACTTTTTCCCGATAAACCCGCCCCGGGAACGTTGCTCCTTATTTTTCAAGACAAAACTCGATTTTATACCATGGTTGAGAGCGATGGAACGTTCCGGTTAACTGGTGTTTCAAGTAAAAAGCTCACCGTGCATAAGCTGATTATTGAGGGATATCGTTTCAGCGACGATACAGGGAAAACCATCTGGGCTATCGATAAAAAGCAGACAGGCAAGGCAAATTATCGCATTAAAATGTCGCGAACAAACATGGAAACCGATCTTATTATGTTTGGTTGCCGACAAAGCACGCTGTTTTCAACATTCGATCCGCGCACCTTTCGTTATTTTACAAAGATAAACCTCCTTGATGCACGGCGGGAAGCGCCGCCGCTTCGTTCCTGGTTTAGCCGGCTTGATACCCGCGATTCCACCATTTTGAGTGTGTTTCTGGAACCGTCGACGGCATACAAACTCATTTTATCCGATACGGTGCTGACGAAAAAAATGTTGTTGCTCGGTACAACTCCACAAAACCCGCAAGGCAGAGGATACAATGTGGACGATTGGCCCATATTGACCAAGACCGAGTACATGGCGGCGAAAGATATGTGGAATCTTTTAGCGCCGCGTATCAAAAATCTTGAAGACAAGGGCATTTTCAATCAACGCGTCAGTGATATGAAGGCTGAAGGGGAACGTCTGCTTTCCCTGGCACACGATGCCTGGATGGCGAAACGATATGATGACTTCGTTGCTTCGGCACGTCAGGCATGGGCCGTTGGGACTCGCGTTTATACCGATGTGGAAAAGACGCAGCATGACGTCCTTATGGGGGTGTTGTTCTATATTGCGTTGTTTGTTCCCTTTGCCTACTGCCTGGAGCGAGTGCTGTTCAGTTATGCCGACATTCACAAGCGCATTCTGGCATTTTCTGGCATCCTCGCCGCTGTTATTGCCGTTATCTATCAAGTGCATCCGGCGTTCGAACTGACATACAGTCCGCTTGTTGTCATTCTGGCCTTTTTCATTATTGGCCTGTCGGTCATGGTGTCACTGATTATTTTCATGCGTTTTGAGCAAGAAATGATCAATTTGCAGAATCGGGCCAAACACGTCACCACGTCGGAAATCAGCAAACTCAAAGCCTTTATGGCCGCATTCGCTATTGGGGTGAGTAACCTCCGTCGGCGGAAGGTGCGAACCGCGTTGACGTGCACAACGCTTGTTATTTTGACCTTCACCATCATGAGCTTTACGGCCGTAAAAAGCGTGCGCGAAGAAGGCGCTGTGCAATTTAAAAGTGAAGCGCCATATCGAGGCATTCTCATCAAAGACGTTTCCTGGAAAACATTGCCTCCCGAGGCCAAGTCGGCGGTTTTTGACATGTTTTCCGATAATTCCCGTGTATCGCCAAGAGGATGGATGGAGCTGAAGAGCCGTACCGATCCGGCTTTGGTTCGTGTCCTTGGGCACACTGGAGATGAGACCGCTCAAAGTGTCATTGGTCTTGGTGCTGCGGAACCCAATGTCAGTGGCATCGGCAAAGCTTTGACAGCCGGCCGATGGTTCACGGAAGCTGAACGCAACGTCGCGCTGTTGCCGGATACTATGGCAGAGCGTCTTGGTATTCGTCCTGGTGTTCCTGGTGCAGATACCATCTCCTTGTGGGGAATGTCGTTTCAGGTCGTTGGCACATTCTCCGGGACACAGTTCAATGATTTGCTTGATCTTGATGGAGAGCCGCTCACGTCGGTTGTATTCCCAAGCGAAAGCGCTTTAGAGGTAACCGAAGTCGAGCAGGACGCTATCGAGTCAGGTGAGGACGTCCGTTCGTTCCAAAGCCGGTATCAACATCTCGACGCTGCGCAAACCGTCGTCATTCCCTTTGAGACGTTGTCGACATTGGGTGGACAGCTTAAATCCATTGCGATTTCATCGCATGGGCTAAATCGCGCAGAGGAAACGGCCTTGGCGACGCGTTTAGCCGATCGCTTCGGCTTGACCGTGTTTAGTGGCGAAAGCGATGGAGCCTATGTCTATTATACGGCTGACGCACTGAATTATTCCGGCGTACCGAACATCATCATTCCGCTTATTATTTCCATGTTGATCGTGTTGAACACGATGATCGGAAGTGTGTATGAACGCAAACGCGAAATCGGGGTCTATACGGCCGTTGGATTGGCACCGAGCCATGTCGCTTTTCTTTTTATTGCCGAGTCACTTGCATTTGCCGTCATGAGTGTGGTTCTCGGGTATTTAATTGCTCAGATTTCGGCGGGATTACTTGCTGGTACCTCTATGTGGAGCGGCATGACAGCCAACTATTCTTCGTTGGCCGGTGTCGCGGCCATGGTATTGGTCATCCTTGTCGTGCTGGTGTCGGTCATCTACCCCTCCAAAGTGGCTGCTGACATCGCCATTCCCGACGTGAATCGGTCGTGGACACTGCCCGAACCGGTCAATGATACCATACAAACAAAGTTGCCGTTTCTTATGCGTATTCGAGAGCAGGCCTGTGCAGCCGGCTTTCTTTATGAATATTACAAGGCACATCACGATATTTCACATGGTCTTTTTTCGACGGATAACATTGCATACGACATGGTATGCCCGTGGGAAGGAGCGGGAGCAGAGGCACATCCTAAGGAACGGCATTCCGAATTTCAGGAGCTGGAGCATTGTCTTCGCGTGACTGGTACCGTGTGGTTAGCGCCGTTTGATTTTGGTATCAAACATCAAGTAACAATTATCTTTACCCCGGCAGAGTGGAACCCTGGTTTTATGGAAATTGATGTGGAATTGACCCGGTTGGCTGGGGAGTCCACCATGTGGTTGCGACTGTCCAAAGGCTTTTTGCATAATTTGCGGAAGCAGCTTCTCGTTTGGCGTTCCATTACAGAAGAGGCTCGTGAACATTATGAACAGATTTTGGAGAAAAATCCTCCCGTCCGAAGCTCAACCTGA
- a CDS encoding ABC transporter ATP-binding protein, with protein MNQSQHNIVRVSKVTKSFTMGKLEVQALKGVDLTIRSGEYLSIMGPSGSGKSTLFNMIGGLDKPTTGKVFIDEVDIAQLDAYELAWLRNRKIGYIFQTFNLIQVMTALENVTLPMTFAGMPVDAATDKGLALLELVGLRERHSHKPQELSGGQQQRVAIARSLANDPSIVLADEPTGNLDLSTGEEIITLLKRLSTERDVTVISATHDYKMLNVSDRVVWIRDGLVDKIEGREQLDISVGTISAKDKSDAASPQ; from the coding sequence ATGAATCAAAGCCAGCATAACATTGTGCGCGTTTCCAAGGTGACGAAATCCTTTACGATGGGAAAACTTGAGGTCCAAGCGCTTAAAGGTGTCGATCTCACCATTCGATCCGGTGAGTATCTTTCCATCATGGGGCCGTCCGGTTCGGGAAAAAGTACATTGTTCAATATGATCGGAGGATTGGACAAACCGACGACCGGAAAAGTCTTTATTGACGAAGTCGATATTGCGCAACTCGATGCATATGAACTTGCATGGTTGCGTAACCGGAAGATCGGCTACATTTTTCAAACGTTCAATCTCATCCAGGTCATGACGGCATTGGAAAATGTCACGTTACCCATGACATTTGCCGGCATGCCGGTCGATGCGGCCACGGATAAAGGGTTAGCGCTCCTCGAACTTGTCGGTCTTCGCGAGCGTCATTCCCATAAGCCGCAGGAATTGTCCGGAGGACAACAACAACGCGTAGCCATTGCCCGGTCATTAGCCAATGATCCGTCCATTGTTTTGGCTGATGAACCCACCGGAAACCTTGACCTGAGTACGGGTGAGGAAATTATCACGCTGCTCAAACGGTTATCCACGGAACGAGATGTTACCGTTATTTCGGCCACCCATGATTACAAGATGCTCAACGTCTCGGATCGTGTCGTTTGGATTCGCGATGGTCTTGTTGACAAGATAGAAGGTCGTGAACAACTCGACATTTCCGTCGGCACCATAAGCGCCAAGGACAAATCTGATGCAGCCAGTCCCCAATGA